A window of Oncorhynchus masou masou isolate Uvic2021 chromosome 16, UVic_Omas_1.1, whole genome shotgun sequence genomic DNA:
actaccatcatcactactactattatcatcactactactaccatcactactactactaccaccatcactactactactaccatcactactactactactattactactactaccatcaacactactactaccatcaacactactactactactaccatcatcactactactactactaccatcatcactactactactaccatcactactcctactactactaccaccatcatcatcactactactactaccatcatcactaccactaccactaccattactactactactactactactactactttcatcactactactactactaccatcatcattactactactactactatcatcactactactactactactactactatcatcactactactaccatcatcactactactactactactatcatcactactactactactatcatcactaccactactactactactactactatcatcactactactactatcatcatcaacattactgctactaccactactaccataatcatcactactactactactaccatcatcactactactaccatcatcactactactactactactactactactactaccatcaacattactaccactactaccataatcatcactactactactactaccatcatcactactactaccatcatcactactactactactactactactactactactactactaccatcatcactactactactactaccatcatcactactactactaccatcatcactactactactactactactatcatcactactactactactaccatcatcactaaaactactactaccatcatcactactactactactactactaacatcaacattactactactactactaccatgagcatgactactactaccatcaacattactactactactactactaccatcaacattactactacttctactactactaccatcatcactactactactatcatcatcaacatcactactactactactactaccatcatcactactactactactactaccatcatcactactactactaccatcatcactactactactactactactaccatcatcactactactaccatcatcactactactaccatcatcactactactactatcatcatcacttctactactactactaccatcatcactactactactactactactactactacccaccatcatcactactactactactactactaccatcatcactactactactactactagtactactaccatcatcactactactactactaccatcatcactactactactaccaccactactactactaccatcatcactactactactactactaccatcatcactactacaactaccatcatcactactgctactactaccactactactactacaactaccatcatcactactactacaactaccatcatcactactactacaatgaATTGCAGAGTccttctttgccatgcaaattaactgaatccccaaaaaacatttccactgcatttcagccctgccacaaaaggaacagctgacatcatgtcagtgattctctcgttaacacaggtgtgagttgACGAGGACCAGGCTTGTGATCAccctgtcatgctgattgagttcgaataacagactgggagcttcaaaaggaggatggtgcttggaatcattgttcttcctttgtcaaacatggttacctacAAGGAAACACGTttcgtcatcattgctttgcacaaaaagggcttcacaagcaaggatattgctgccagtaagattgcacctaaatcaaacatttatcggatcatcaagaacttcaaggagagcggttcaattgttgtgaagaaggcttcagggcacccaagaaagtccagcaagagccaggactgtctcctaaagttgattcagctgcgggatcggggcaccagcagtacagagcttgctcaggaatggcagcaggcaggtgtgagtgcatctgcacgcacagtgaggtgaagacttttggaggatggcgtggtgtcaagaagggcagcaaagaagccacttctctccaggaaaaacatcagggacagactgatattctgaaaaaggtacagggattggactgctgaggactggggtaaagtcattttctctgatgaatcccctttccaattgtttggggcatccggaaaaaaagcttgtccggagaagacaaggtgagcgctaccatcagtcctgtgtcatgccaacagtaaagcatcctgagaccattcatgtgtggggttgcttctcagccaagggagtgggctcactcacaattttgcataagaacacagccatgaatgaggaatggtaccaacacatcctgcgagagcaacttctcccaaccatccaggaacagtttggtgacaaacaataccttttctagcatgatggagcaccttgccataaggtaaAAGTGACAACTTAATGGCTCGGGGAACTtaatggccaggaaactccccagaccttaatcccattgagaacttgtggtcaatcctcaagaggcgggtggtacaaacaaaaacccacacattctgacaaaccccaagcattgattatgcaagaatgggctgccatcagtcaggatgtggcccagaagttaattgacagcatgccagggcggattgcagaggtcttgaaaaagaagggtcaaccctgcaaatattgactctttgcagtAATTTCaagtaattgtcaataaaagcctttgacacttatgaaatgcttgtaattatacttcagtattccatagtaacatctgacaaaaatatctaaagactctgaatgtcacgccctggtggtaatatattgtgtttgcctgcatttatttggtcaggccggggtgtgacatgggttgattgtggtgttttgtcttgggggtatctagcatagtctatggctgcctggagtggttctcaatcagaggcaggtgtttattgttgtctctgattgggaaccatatttaggcagccatattctttgagtgtttcgtgggtgattgttcctgtctctgtgtttattgtcaccagataggctgtataggtttttgcggtccgtttgttgttttgttaagTTATTTAatgtctagttcatttattaaagaacatgaataaccaccacgctgcattttggtccgcttctcttccaccagacgaaagccgttacactgaagcagcaaactttgtggaaattaatatttgtgtcgttCTCtgaacttttggccacgactgtactaccaccaccattactactactactactactactactactactacaaccactactactcctactactacaactactatcatcattactactactactactactacaaccactactacaactatcatcattactactactacaactatcatcattactactactacaactactaccactaccatcatcgttactactacaacaactatcatcattactactacaactactactactactactactactacaactactacaactactactacaactatcagcattactactactacaactactactactactattaccaccactactactacaactactactactactactactaccaccactactactactactacaacaactactactaccaccactaccatcatcattaatacTAAAACTACTACAGCTAgcctcactactactactacaactactactacctccactactactcctaacaccactaccatcatcactattactaccaccactaccaccatcattactactactacaactactacaactacaactactacaactatcaccattactactactacaactactacaactacaactatcatcattactactacaactactactactactactacaactactacaactactactacaactatcagcattactactactacaactactactactactaccaccactaccattatcgttactactacaactactacaactatcatcattactactacaactgctactactactaccactaccatcatcattactactacaactactacaactagcatcactaccactactacaactactactactaccaccacaaccatcatcactattactaccaccactaccatcatcatcactaccacaaCTATACCTACTACGACCACccctactactatcaccacaaccatcatcattactaccactactaaaactactactaccacccctactactaccaccacaaccatcatcactattactaccaccactaccatcatcattactaccactactacaactactactaccaccactcctactaccaccacaaccatcatcattactaccactactacaactactactaccaccactcctactaccaccacaaccatcatcactattactaccaccactaccatcattattactaccactactacaactactactaccaccactcctactaccaccacaaccatcatcattactaccactactacaactactactaccacccctactactaccaccacaaccatcatcactattactaccaccactaccatcatccttactaccactactacaactactaccaccactcctactaccaccacaaccatcatcattactaccactactacaactactactaccacccctactactaccaccacaaccatcatcactattactaccaccactaccatcatcattactaccactactacaactactactaccaccactcctactaccaccacaaccatcatcattactaccactactacaactactactaccaccactcctactaccaccacaaccatcatcattactaccactactacaactactactaccaccaccacaaccatcatcactattactaccaccactaccatcatcattactactacctctctctctatcatctctgtcCATCTCCAGACTGTTCTCCTCCTCTGAGACCCGGAACAGATGTGGCTGTCAGACACTGTTATTCAGTCACACTCAAagaactctctctttctcacaaaCACTCTTTCACACAAGAACGTCCCTGCCTTTTGTCTGTGTCTGACACTAACTGAaattacacacacaaaaaaagtgaAAATCGTGGGAACAACCAAACATTCCTGTCTGAAAAGGCTCTGCACAGCAGGTCCCCACAGAAGGACAAACACACTGTTTGGTCTTTAAAATAAAACCGATTCATTCTTCATTCTCTTggaatgaaattaaatgaatacacagagagacaattTGCACCTTGTAAATGCTTTTACTGTCCTTTACATAAAAAGGCTTCCCTGCTGTGGTTAGTTACTGCCTTGATatagtctatctctctctctccagctgcctAGTGACGTTCCCCTGTCCCAGCCGTAAGAACGCGGTACGCCGCCTAGTGACGTTCCCCTGTCCCAGCCGTAAGCATGTGGTACGCTACCTAGTGACGTTCCCCTGTCCCATCTGTAAGCACGCAGTACGCTGCCTAGTGAAGTTCCCCTGTCCCAGCCGTAAGCACGCGGTACGCTGCCTTGTGACGTTCCCCTGTCCCAGCCGTAAGCACACGGTACGCTGCCTAGTGACGTTCCCCTGTCCCAGCCGTAAGAACGCGGTACGCTGCCTAGTGACGTTCCCCTGTCCCAGCCGTAAGCACGTGGTACGCTGCCTAGTGACGTTCCCCTGTCCCAGCCGTAAGCACGCGGTACGCCGCCTAGTCACGTTCCCCTGTCCCAGCCGTAAGCACGCCGTGTGCTATACCGGGAGCAGTGACATCCAAGTGATAAAACCTCACAACAGTGTATGGTGATGCCCAATTAGCTACGCCCTTGTTAACCAATGGGTCTAGGTAGCCAGCTAGCTTGCTGGACTAACCCCCTCCAGATCCATGAAGCAGGCAAAACCATGCAGAATCAGCCTAGCTGAATGCGGGTAAGACCAGGTTGTCATCAATTCTTCAAGAAAATCTACAGGGGCCAGGTACAAATCTTGATAACTTCTGCAGCGGGGGTGAACACGGCCGTTTCACCTCCAAACGCATAGCCGCCCTACGGCACAGTTCTATGAATGATGCGCTGCATTCCAGGGTTTCCTTTCCCCTGCTACTCACGTAGCGTAAGGAGGTGGCTGTCCCAGAACTAAGTCCTCTTCGTCACCTGAGAAACCCCCGGAGCCGTCCAGAGACAACAAGTTGTCATCCAAACCTGGGCCCTGTATGTGACCGTGGGATGCTGGGGTACTAGTTCCACCTATTCTACCATAGCACCAAGTCCCTCTGCTTCCTGTACCTCAGTCCCAGCCGAGGCACCGGCATCAGTAACTCCAAGCTTCCTGTACCTCAGTCCCAGCCGAGGCACCGGCATCAGTAACTCCAAGCttcctgcccctcagtcccagccGAGGCACCGGCATCAGTAACTCCAAGCTTCCTGCACCTCAGTCCCAGCCGAGGCACCGGCATCAGTATCTCCAAGCTTCCTGCACCACAGTCCCAGCCGAGGCACCGGCATCAGTAACTCCAAGCTTCCTGCACCTCAGTCCCAGCCGAGGCACCGGCATCAGTAACTCCAAGCTTCCTGCACCACAGTCCCAGCCGAGGCACCGGCATCAGTAACTCCAAGCttcctgcccctcagtcccagccGAGGCACCGGCATCAGTAACTCCAAGCTTCCTGCACCTCAGTCCCAGCCGAGGCACCGGCATCAGTAACTCCAAGCTTCCTGCACCACAGTCCCAGCCGAGGCACCGGCATCAGTAACTCCAAGCttcctgcccctcagtcccagccGAGGCACCGGCATCAGTAACTCCAAGCTTCCTGTACCTCAGTCCCAGCCGAGGCACCGGCATCAGTAACTCCAAGCttcctgcccctcagtcccagccGAGGCACCGGCATCAGTAACTCCAAGCTTCCTGTACCACAGTCCCAGCCGAGGCACCGGCATCAGTATCTCCAAGCTTCCTGCACCTCAGTCCCAGCCGAGGCACCGGCATCAGTAACTCCAAGCTTCCTGCACCTCAGTCCCAGCCGAGGCACCGGCATCAGTAACTCCAAGCTTCCTGCACCTCAGTCCCAGCCGAGGCACCGGCATCAGTAACTCCAAGCttcctgcccctcagtcccagccGAGGCACCGGCATCAGTAACTCCAAG
This region includes:
- the LOC135557328 gene encoding mucin-2-like — protein: TTTTTIITTTTTTSTTTIITTTTTTIITTTTTTTTTTTIITTTTTTTCTTTTITTTTTTTTTTTTTTTPTTTTTIIITTTTTTTTTTTTIIITTTTTIIITTTTTTTTTIIVTTTTTIIITTTTTTTTTTTTTTTTTTTTISITTTTTTTTTITTTTTTTTTTTTTTTTTTTTTTTTTTTTTIIINTKTTTASLTTTTTTTTTSTTTPNTTTIITITTTTTTIITTTTTTTTTTTTTITITTTTTTTTTTIIITTTTTTTTTTTTTTTTTTISITTTTTTTTTTTTTIIVTTTTTTTIIITTTTATTTTTTIIITTTTTTTSITTTTTTTTTTTTTIITITTTTTIIITTTTIPTTTTPTTITTTIIITRKNAVRRLVTFPCPSRKHVVRYLVTFPCPICKHAVRCLVKFPCPSRKHAVRCLVTFPCPSRKHTVRCLVTFPCPSRKNAVRCLVTFPCPSRKHVVRCLVTFPCPSRKHAVRRLVTFPCPSRKHAVCYTGSSDIQVIKPHNSVCPSRGTGISNSKLPAPQSQPRHRHQYLQASCTTVPAEAPASVTPSFLHLSPSRGTGISNSKLPAPQSQPRHRHHPSRGTGISNSKLPVPQSQPRHRHQYLQASCTSVPAEAPASVTPSFLHLSPSRGTGISNSKLPAPQSQPRHRHHPSRGTGISNSKLPALSPSRGTGISNSKLPAPQSQPRHRHQ